In Fusobacterium nucleatum, the genomic stretch AAACTTATGGAAGAAGCTGAAAAAAGAGATCATAGAAAATTAGGAAAAGAATTAGAATTATTCTTCCTAAGTGAATATGGACCAGGTTTCCCATTCTTCTTACCAAAAGGAATGATAATAAGAAATGTTTTAATTGATTTATGGAGAAAGGAACATGAAAAGGCAGGATACCTACAATTAGAAACTCCTATAATGCTTAATAAAGAACTATGGGAAATTTCAGGGCACTGGTTCAATTATAGAGAAAATATGTATACATCAGAAATTGATGAATTAGAATTTGCTATAAAACCAATGAACTGTCCAGGTGGAGTGTTATCTTTCAAACACCAATTACATTCATATAAAGATTTACCAGCAAGACTTGCAGAACTTGGAAGAGTTCATAGACATGAATTTTCTGGGGCATTACATGGACTTATGAGAGTAAGATCATTTACACAAGATGATTCTCATATTTTTATGACTCCTGATCAAGTTCAAGATGAAATTATAGGTGTTGTAAATCTTATAGATAAATTTTATAGTAAATTGTTTGGTTTTGAATATGAAATAGAACTTTCAACTAAACCTGAAAAAGCAATAGGTTCTCAAGAAATTTGGGATATGGCAGAAGCTGCACTTGCAGGAGCATTGGATAAATTAGGAAGAAAATATAAAATAAATCCAGGAGATGGAGCATTTTATGGACCTAAACTAGATTTCAAAATAAAAGATGCTATTGGAAGAATGTGGCAATGTGGAACTATACAACTTGATTTCAATTTACCTGAAAGATTTGATGTTACTTATATAGGTGAAGATGGAGAAAAACATAGACCAGTAATGCTTCACAGAGTTATTTATGGTTCAATAGAAAGATTTATTGGAATTTTAATAGAACATTATGCAGGAGCTTTTCCTATGTGGCTTGCACCAGTCCAAGTAAAAGTTTTAACTCTTAATGATGAATGTATTCCTTATGCAAAAGAAATTATGAATAAATTAGAAGAATTAGGAATTAGAGCAGAGCTTGATGATAGAAATGAGACTATTGGATATAAGATAAGAGAAGCTAATGGGAGATATAAAATTCCTATGCAATTAATAATTGGTAAGAATGAAGTTGAAAATAAAGAAGTTAATATCAGAAGATTTGGTTCAAAAGATCAATTTACAAAATCACTTTATGAATTTTATAATTATGTAGTTGATGAAGCTACAATTAAATTTGATAAATAGGAGAAAGAAAATATGAAAAAAATATTATTAATGTCAGTTTTATGTTTAGCTATTATTGCTTGTGGAAAAAAAGAAGAAACTAAACAAGAAACAGCAGAAACAACAAATGTTATTCAAAAAGAAAGTACTCAAATACCTAACCCATTTGTAGAAGTAAAAAATTTAGATGAAGCCTCTAAAATAGCAGGATTTACTTTGGAAGTACCTGAAATTTATGAAGACTACAAAAAGCAAGTAATACAAGCTATTGAAAATGATATGATAGAAGTAATATATCTTGAAGAAGAATCTGGGTATGAAGGACTTCGTATTAGAAAAGCTAAAGGAACTGATGATATAAGTGGAGATTATAATGAGTATAGGAATGTTGAAACTGTAAAGGTTGGGGACTATGATGTAACAGAAAAGGGAGATGAAGGAAATATTTTCATTGCTACTTGGACAGATGGGACATATTCTTATGCAATAGACACTGATAGAGCTGAATTAAATGCAGAAGATATTACTAATTTAATTGCAAATATTAAATAATAGTTAAAATTTAAAAGGGATAATTAGAAATAAAAAGTTTTTTAATATCCCTTTTTTATTTAAAAAATAATTATCTCTAAAAATATTTGATTTACTAATATTATTGGTATATAATATTAATGTAAAAATAGAACAAGGGAGGTTAGATTTATGAAACAAAAGAGTAATTTTACTTTTCTTCTTTCTTATGCAAAAAATGAAAAATATAAATTATATCTTTCAGCTTTTTTAAGTGTATGTAGTTCAATACTTATGGTTGTACCTTATATACTTATATACAATATTATTTTGGAGCTATTAAAAGCAGATTTAGACTATAATAGAATTAAAAAACTAGCTATCTATACTGCAATTTTAATAGTTCTAAGATTAGTATTATTTATATTATCAGGAGTATTTTCACATGTGGCAGCTTTTAATATACTTTATAATATTAGAATGCAGGCAGTGAAGCATTTAGGAAATATTAATTTAGGTTATTTTAGAGAAAAAAATATTGGTGAGATAAAAAAGGCTATAAATGAAGATGTTGAAAAACTAGAAAATTTCTTAGCACACCAAATTCCAGATTTAGCAGCAGCTATAACAACTCCAATAGTTATATTAGTATTTTTATTTTTCTTAGAGTGGAGAATAGCAATATTTTTAATTATTCCTATAATACTTGCTATTTTAACTCAAATTGCTATGTTTAAAGGATATGGTAAGCGTTTAGATAAGTATAATTCATTACTTCAAAGATTAACTTCAACAATAACACAGTATATAAAAGGAATGAATGTGTTTAAAGCATTTAATTTAACAGCACATTCTTTTAAAAAGTATATTGATGTAAATAATGAATATACAGAAAACTGGCATAGTATGACAGATGATTTTAAAACTCCCTATGGAATATTTTTAGCAGTTGTGGATTCTGCATTAATTTTTGTTATTCCAAGTGGAGGATATTTATATTTAACAAATAAAATTAATATTTCAACATTTCTAATATTTTTACTTTTAAGTTATACATTTTTAACATCTTTAAAAACATTAATGCAATTTGCAGGAACTTTTTCTTTTGTTTTAGCAGGAGCAAATAATGTTAGAAGTATAATTGAATTTCCAATCCAGAGTGGTGGAAAAAATTTAAAAGATATTGATTTTAAAGAAGATATTTCATTTAATAGTGTAACTTTTTCTTATGATAAAAATGATGTTTTAAAAAATATTAACCTAATTCTAAAACCCAATACAATAACTGCACTTGTAGGACCATCAGGGTCTGGAAAGACAACTATTGCTTATCTATTAGGTAGATTTTGGGATATTCAAAAGGGAAGTATTAAAATTGGGGATACTGATATAAAAGATATAGATGTAAATTATTTATTATCTAATATTTCTTATGTATTTCAAGATATTTTTATGCTTACAGATACAATTTTTGAAAATATAAAAATGGGACTTGATAAAACAAAAGAAGAGGTATATCAGGCTGCAAAAGATGCTGAAATTCATGAATTTATTATGAGTTTGCCAAATGGCTATGATACTATTATTGGTGATGGATATATAAAATTAAGTGGTGGAGAAAAACAAAGAATTTCAATAGCAAGATGTCTACTTAAAAATAGTCCAATAGTTGTTTTAGATGAAATAACAGCTTATTCTGATATAGAAAATGAAGCTAAAATTCAAAATGCTATTAGAAATTTATTAAAAGATAAAACTGCTGTTATAATAGCCCATAGATTATATACTATAAAAGATGTTGATAATATAGTTGTATTAAATGAAGGAGAAATTGTAGAAAGTGGAAAACACCAAGATTTAATTACAAAAGAAAATGGCTTGTATAAACATCTTTGGGAGGTGAAATAAATAATGTTAAATAATTTAAAAATGTTATTAGATAAAGATTACACTCCTGTAAAAAAAGCTACTTATTATCAATTATTAGATATTTTATTTAATATGATAATTTACACTATTTTATTTTTAACAATATATTCACTGATAGAAAAATCTTTTACTATGAATAAAATCTATTGGTATTCTGGACTTTTACTTATAGCCCTTATTTTTAAAAGCCATTTTGGTGGCTGGGGTATGGTTAAAATGCAAAAAACTGGAAGTACAGCCTCAAAGGATTTAAGAATAGCAATGGGCGACCATGTTAAAAAATTAAATTTAGGTTACTTTAATAGCCATAATTTAGGATATTTAATTAATATATTAACTATGGATATAACAGATTTTGAACAAGCTATAACTCACAATATACCTGATTTATTAAAAGTTTTAGTTTTAAGTGTTTATTTGTTACTTATAACTTTCTTTATAAATTTTAAACTTGCTATAATTCAAATTATTGTTGTATTATTAACTATACCTATTCTTAAAGTTGGTGGAGAAAAATTAGAAAAAATTGGAGTAGAAAAGAAAACAGTATCTGCTAAATTAATTTCAACTATTATAGAATATATAAGTGGTATTGAAGTTTTTAAAAGTTTTGGAGTTATAGGAGATAAATTTGAAAGATTAGAAAAAGGATTTAGAGATTTGAAAAAATATTCTATAAAATTGGAACTTGCTGCTGTTCCTT encodes the following:
- a CDS encoding ABC transporter ATP-binding protein, which produces MKQKSNFTFLLSYAKNEKYKLYLSAFLSVCSSILMVVPYILIYNIILELLKADLDYNRIKKLAIYTAILIVLRLVLFILSGVFSHVAAFNILYNIRMQAVKHLGNINLGYFREKNIGEIKKAINEDVEKLENFLAHQIPDLAAAITTPIVILVFLFFLEWRIAIFLIIPIILAILTQIAMFKGYGKRLDKYNSLLQRLTSTITQYIKGMNVFKAFNLTAHSFKKYIDVNNEYTENWHSMTDDFKTPYGIFLAVVDSALIFVIPSGGYLYLTNKINISTFLIFLLLSYTFLTSLKTLMQFAGTFSFVLAGANNVRSIIEFPIQSGGKNLKDIDFKEDISFNSVTFSYDKNDVLKNINLILKPNTITALVGPSGSGKTTIAYLLGRFWDIQKGSIKIGDTDIKDIDVNYLLSNISYVFQDIFMLTDTIFENIKMGLDKTKEEVYQAAKDAEIHEFIMSLPNGYDTIIGDGYIKLSGGEKQRISIARCLLKNSPIVVLDEITAYSDIENEAKIQNAIRNLLKDKTAVIIAHRLYTIKDVDNIVVLNEGEIVESGKHQDLITKENGLYKHLWEVK
- the thrS gene encoding threonine--tRNA ligase, with protein sequence MLVKYNGESKEFNNNINMFEIAKGFSNSLAKKSVGAKVDGKNVDMSYVLDHDAEVEFIDIDSLEGEDIVRHSTAHLMAQAVLRLYPDTKVTIGPVIENGFYYDFDPVKQFTEEDLEKIEAEMKKIVKENIKLEKYVLPRDEAIQYFRDVDKNKYKVEIVEAIPQGEQVSFYKQGDFTDLCRGTHVPSTGYLKAFKLRTVAGAYWRGNSKNKMLQRIYGYSFSNEDRLKKHLKLMEEAEKRDHRKLGKELELFFLSEYGPGFPFFLPKGMIIRNVLIDLWRKEHEKAGYLQLETPIMLNKELWEISGHWFNYRENMYTSEIDELEFAIKPMNCPGGVLSFKHQLHSYKDLPARLAELGRVHRHEFSGALHGLMRVRSFTQDDSHIFMTPDQVQDEIIGVVNLIDKFYSKLFGFEYEIELSTKPEKAIGSQEIWDMAEAALAGALDKLGRKYKINPGDGAFYGPKLDFKIKDAIGRMWQCGTIQLDFNLPERFDVTYIGEDGEKHRPVMLHRVIYGSIERFIGILIEHYAGAFPMWLAPVQVKVLTLNDECIPYAKEIMNKLEELGIRAELDDRNETIGYKIREANGRYKIPMQLIIGKNEVENKEVNIRRFGSKDQFTKSLYEFYNYVVDEATIKFDK
- a CDS encoding DUF4367 domain-containing protein; this translates as MKKILLMSVLCLAIIACGKKEETKQETAETTNVIQKESTQIPNPFVEVKNLDEASKIAGFTLEVPEIYEDYKKQVIQAIENDMIEVIYLEEESGYEGLRIRKAKGTDDISGDYNEYRNVETVKVGDYDVTEKGDEGNIFIATWTDGTYSYAIDTDRAELNAEDITNLIANIK